AAAAGACTAATTGCcaataaaaaagtaatgCGGTTACTAGTCCGTAATCATTATTGAATAAAACATGCAAATGATAAATGTGaaagtaaataataataaaaaatatatatattcacaaATACACATATAATCACTACTATTATATAACAAGTATAATTCGTACAAATGGCGAAAGTGATCGTTAAAGGAAGTATTTTTGATGATAATGTTGATGTCACGGATCTTGAACttgtaaataaaagattagagtttttagaaaatgaaatgaTTATACCACCAAATAGTATAAAAAGTGTTATAGATAAAACTGCTgcatttgttaaaaaaaatgggaaagtttttgaacaaaaaatatataaagagAAAGAAAAgcaatttaattttataaatagtacacatccatattttttttattatcagtATAAATTACATGAACAATTTTTAGGAAttcaagaaaaaaatacaatacCTAAAGCTAttttagaaataaaaaaaagagaggatttaaataaatcaagTAATAATGAACACAtactaaaaatatgtgattttgtaaaagaggatattaaaaaagaaaaaaataaaataatatactcCATAGATGATCAAACTAAAGATGAAGATACACAAGAACAACAAATAGAAATCAAAGAAGACATTTATACAATTATATCTCCACTTATCAGTTCTGTGGATGTAGATCTAATGAAAACAACAGCCTTATTCGTGGCTAGAAACGgaaacaaatttttaaatgaacTTATtgaaagagaaaaaaataatagtcaATATGACTTTTTGAGagcaaataatttatactataattttttttcaaaacttattgatatatatgtgaAATGCTTACTTccaaataatgatataatagataaaattaaaaaatattccaaTAACAAAAGGGATGTTCTAAACTATTcttatagtatatataatcataaCATGAAGAAAAGAGAAGAAGAAGAAAGAAAACttgaagaaaaaacaaaatgtgACACATTTTATGATTGGACAAATTTTACTGttgtagaaaatataacCTTTGATGATAACATTGAAGCTTTGCCTCAATCAATAGATTTTAATAATGTTGAAAACTATGTATTAAATCAATTGTTTGATacagataaaaaatatacaaatatcgaaaaaataaataacatatCATATCATACaagtaatataaataaagaaatacaTGAAAACGGAGAAATTGGAGAAGGTCAAGCTCATGGTGACGATTCAATGGATAAatatgaaagaaaaaatgagtATTCAGATGATGCTATCGAAATAAGAAAATTAGAAGAAAATCCCGTAGATATGTCTCAAGAAGAGAATAATGTCTctgataataaatatataaaaggaCGAAAACAAAAGAGCCGACTACAtggaaaattaaataaaaatgatagtGAAATATCATATGGTGAAGAAACTTTAGATAATATTCAAGAAATTGTAGATGAtgataatgaagaaaaaattatagttGTTAagaattatgaaaaatcacgaaaacacaaaataaataaagagaATGTGCATTTATGCCCAATTACAAACCAACCTATAGATATTAATGATATGACTCGGCACTTgaaaacattattattagatCCA
This DNA window, taken from Plasmodium berghei ANKA genome assembly, chromosome: 13, encodes the following:
- a CDS encoding splicing factor 3A subunit 1, putative, giving the protein MAKVIVKGSIFDDNVDVTDLELVNKRLEFLENEMIIPPNSIKSVIDKTAAFVKKNGKVFEQKIYKEKEKQFNFINSTHPYFFYYQYKLHEQFLGIQEKNTIPKAILEIKKREDLNKSSNNEHILKICDFVKEDIKKEKNKIIYSIDDQTKDEDTQEQQIEIKEDIYTIISPLISSVDVDLMKTTALFVARNGNKFLNELIEREKNNSQYDFLRANNLYYNFFSKLIDIYVKCLLPNNDIIDKIKKYSNNKRDVLNYSYSIYNHNMKKREEEERKLEEKTKCDTFYDWTNFTVVENITFDDNIEALPQSIDFNNVENYVLNQLFDTDKKYTNIEKINNISYHTSNINKEIHENGEIGEGQAHGDDSMDKYERKNEYSDDAIEIRKLEENPVDMSQEENNVSDNKYIKGRKQKSRLHGKLNKNDSEISYGEETLDNIQEIVDDDNEEKIIVVKNYEKSRKHKINKENVHLCPITNQPIDINDMTRHLKTLLLDPQWKEQKDKLYEKAKKEASFSPLEDIEGNLSLFVINRPDIFGSIDEEINEHTSNENKKTTKNAKKNEDVYSYIHNIYNKILPGPSIAHYPQNESTQSKEANTKNNKKQKTN